The genomic window CGGAACTGAAGGCATTGGTGGGGCAGCATCCGGACTTGACCTTGGCCGAAATCAAGGAGCGTCTGGACTTAGGCTATACGGTCGGAGCGATCCATTGGGCTCTGGACAAGCTGGGGCTGACATATAAAAAAAGACGCTCCATGCCTCCGAGCAAAACCGCCCCGATATCGCGCAAGCCCGCCGCCGCTGGAAGCGCAGCCAAGGCGGCCTCGACCCGGCGCGGCTCGTGTTCATCGACGAGTCGGCGGCCAAGACCAACCTGACCCGGTTACGGGGTCGCGCCCCTCGGGCGCCAACGTCTGCTCTGCCATGCTCCGCATGGACACTGGCACAC from Ruficoccus amylovorans includes these protein-coding regions:
- a CDS encoding transposase, with the translated sequence MKTLSLDLRRRLVESYDEGKCTQAEVAQRFRVSLGMVKKLIQQRRRTGLIEARHRFSGRKARLLPDHGPELKALVGQHPDLTLAEIKERLDLGYTVGAIHWALDKLGLTYKKRRSMPPSKTAPISRKPAAAGSAAKAASTRRGSCSSTSRRPRPT